Sequence from the Nilaparvata lugens isolate BPH chromosome 10, ASM1435652v1, whole genome shotgun sequence genome:
acgccctctgatttctgatttaaaacgctaattcgagaatataatataaattttatgatccagttggttttggatcagaaatcatacatgttacaaagtctgttAATAAATCTACTGAGAATTCTACTCCTAACAATTcacaacatatacaacaataaataaattcaattcgaatacatacgccttacattggccaatctccttctacacacaatacacaaataaaactatctcctcctccatacacaatataaatcttttttctctaatccacgctccgccctcaggccagaagcacatttgaacgttggtgcaaaatcattgccaacctaacaaactggtaattctctgacttgcagaatataatatttttctccctcaacatagaacagtgacttgtacattttcatttcattccctTGCAGAATTTGGGCTTTGCTTTTGTTGTATGTGCTACTGTGTAAGATGTATTTGTCCGGTTATGATTTTGATGTGTTTCACCTAGATTCTTGCAATCTCCATCTCGTTTGTAATTGTTCCCATTTAAGCGATCTCTGCCATCATAATATGCTCCTCTATCTTGTTGTttactattgtaatattgagaTCTATTTCTAGGACTATTTTCAAACGATTGACCTCTGCTAGTATTTTCAGGGTATTTTTGATATCGAGTGTTTGCTCCGGCATTTGATATTTGATTCtcaccattataattttttctgaaactATTGCTATTATGTTGAAGAGAATGGTTAAAGTCTCCTGTGCGATCGTTTACCTGACTTGATTCAGAAGTGACGGATTGGAtacagtgtaaatgttccatCAGTTCCTTACAAttggaaatcgaagatactgccagtgtcatgcgaacattgtaaggaagcttttttgataatatatttgctagTGATGCATCCACCAAAGATTCGTCTAGTTGCGAATTCTTGCACATCATCTTAGCTACAAATTCAGTATATGACTGTctgcctctattatcatatgtgcatgatataatctctgatagtGAGTCCATCTGTTTACGTTTACTCCAATACTGCTGCAGGaactgggagatgaagtcctccaggctattgatatctcttatccggctctggaaaaacatcagcggctcgccgagTAATAGACTAGACAGTTGGAAgcgccatactaaccaagaggtgggtatcaattcTTGAATggcttttatttgatctataaatggtctgggttgcatatgacggtgggagttatcaaattttccaagactttgaaaaagttgagtgccGTTTATCACCTCGGTCGGTGTATAATGCATCCGACTGACTGGGATACTTTCCATACGGGTCTCTATTCTGGAaactcgttcttcatttgcgatccatttatcatttatacttttcttgtttttattcacttcatcatacaatccggTGAGCTTCAATTGTTGCCCGCCTATGGCATTCTCTAACATGCCGTACTTTTCTCGTGATTTTGCCCCCTCTTCCGTTAAATTCGCTATACCTGTCTGCATGTCACTTTGCTCCTTGActattttctctattttattattattttcctccaccttgGACTCTATCTCATCTTTATTTTCTAATACCTTTTCCATGACAGTTCCCATGATAGTGGTGCCTAGCTCCTTACCCAATACGTCCACCTGATTTTCAACTTCCTTTGGTATGTTATCCAACcgttcatttatttgacaggtgACGTCATCTATACGAATTTCTAACTTTTTGATAACTGCAGATTGAGTATCTATTTTTGTATCTATTGtatttctcacttcctccctgaagctagaaaatttttcatccatagtTTTGATACCTTCCTGTAGGATTTTAGTATTTTCCTCCGCTTTATCCTGGATGGCTTTAGTGTTTTCATTgatatcttcttgtatttttttagtcACTCCCTCCAAGGCTTGGCTGAGCAAgagtttaaattcatttatagaatCGTTTGCTATGAGGTTTGTAGTATATCCGACTGAAGAATTTAATGTGGTGTTGCCTTTCCCTAGATTGGTGGTTGCAGATGGCGGTTGACTGGCGATATCAGATGGCGATTGGGTGGCGGCACTCTCCGTTCCCTCGGCGGCGCTTGGAGAGATCTGCGAAGACGCCggtaccgggttggacgccctcactccctcatccggactctcatcggaattaatcGCATCAACGACGTTATCgatcttcgtagaagacaattgggccaggttttgcgggtcgaaattgatggagcatatgctgcctccctctctctctcatggGGTCTCCGCTGCATGGTCCTGGGGTTGTTGATTGGCCGGTGTCGTAGCTGCATAGTTTTGGGGGTggtcgctgaagtaggaaatttgcgagttagctggcgactggttcatggtgacgttattatggaatatttcgagtaaatagccaagtgtgttgccaagtctcaggaatattaaaatggattcagtgatagtgcctattctggataaaattgtgtggtgttaaagtttcaagtgtcatgtacatatattacgaaaagaccttcgagtgctacaggtacgcttatcaacatagacagattacgctaatatagttcttaaaattttaggtAGGGTTTTATCTTCCTTACTAGTAGCTATGcgattatatttcaaataatctatacccctggtcagcatacaatatttagattcaaaaaatcaaaatcaaaattttactatagacttttatggaaatttccatccatcttttctctattatgagaattatgttatcaaactcgtgtgatacagtttgtctgtatttatgcagcttgaaaaattttaatttgaagagcaactcaattattttagccagaacttataatagattatcagatatatcttgttgaatcaacttcagattatacttcttgcagttttcagttttatcaataattttatgaatcattgatagtgagattgagtaggtaagcttttcatcacgctccactggttgggtgccattgtgtgaagttgtggattgtaaatccttcacagataatacgatgtttctgatatttataagagcagtctctaaattcccgcttttgcgaataaattcacaaaaagtCATCCTTCATTGTTAAGGGTTGTGGTGAGCTATTAATAAGAccgttgaaatatttatttgaccTGTCACTGAGAAATGGAGTCTTTCCAAGTAGATGGAAGGTCTCGAAGATAATCCCAATTTTCAAGTCTGGCAGGAGAGATGACATCATGAActatagaccaatcagtatATTGTCTGTCTTTGCTAAGGTTTATGAGAGGGCTCTTTATGATGAGATTCTATGGTATTCACGACCAATACTGTCTGAAAATCAGCATGGTTTTCTTCCTGAAAGATCTGTTGTGACAAATTTATTGGAGTTTACAGTGTCTGCCTCCAATGTACTTGATGCCGGTGGAGAAATGGATGTGATCTATACTGATTTTAGTAAAGCCTTTGACCGTGTTAATCATTGTATATTGTTGAAGAGGCTGTCACAGCTGGGCTTTAGTAGTGCTTTGGTTGATTTATTCAGAAGTTAcctgtttcaaagaaaaaattttgtaactgTTCAAGGAAGGTTCTCTCATGCTTATTTCAGTACGTCTGGTGTTCCCCAGGGTAGCAATCTGGGGCCCTTTTGTTCTTGCTATTGATAAATGAGTTGCCACTTCAGATACCCAACTCCAAGTGCTTGATATTCGCTGACGATATGAAGATCTACAAAGAGGTGAGAGGATTGGATGATTGCTATTCCTTGCAGGCTGATGTTGATAGAGTTGCATTGTGGTGCCATGTGAATAAGCTTGATATTaatgtaaaaaaatgtaaatgtatGACTTTCTCCAGAAAGGTTAATCCAGCTCGTTATCCCTACTCAATTAATGGTGTGTGCTTGGAGAGGGTAACAATGTGTAAGGATCTTGGTATTGTATTCAGTTGTACATTGTCCTTTTCAGCACATGTTGATCACATCATTGGCAGAGTGAACAAGCTATTGGGCTTTGTTCTGANNNNNNNNNNNNNNNNNNNNNNNNNNNNNNNNNNNNNNNNNNNNNNNNNNNNNNNNNNNNNNNNNNNNNNNNNNNNNNNNNNNNNNNNNNNNNNNNNNNNTTGACTTCCATCTTATTGATAGCTCATGATGGGGAAATCATAATAAGTTTAAATTATGTTCGATTTCAAAAGATGAGTgagattcattaatattaatcatGAGAGAACAAATGTTTGCAAAACTTACAAGCAGTAACCAAATATATAATGTgttaattataatgaattattttagtACCAGCACTCCCATAGACAAGGCATTCTTGTAGAAAAAGGTATTCAGTCGTTATTCTGAACATTCGATAAACCTtctcccggttgcacaaaagttcatcaatttttaaccgtgattgaatAAATGACAGTTAAACgctacgagaaccaatgagagtAGCGGATGAAGTCTCCAATCAGCAGTTAAGCACAGTTAAATTTAATGAAATGTTTGTGCAACCACGCCCtattaattcatattatatcTATCAGAAACTATCAATCTAGATTTCACCTCCTGGGAcacagaaaaaatagaaaacagttTCTGCAACCGgacattattaataaataaattatcgaattatttgagactgaaatgaataataattaacccAGAATCATCTTcctgagaaacagaaaaaaagttattattattcaacgaaaatccaaattaaaagctgtaaatcaccacgaagacttctgctactcaaatattgacaacaggataaacagctagttggaaattcgatgagccctactattcagaaattatttgtcagcccgggaatgtcttcggggtgaaacaacagcatttaatttggattttagtttaataataataataatcaatttcattagcatttgaataattgcaacatctcagtaatttccatcagtAAAAAACATAgtgttgataatttattataaaataagagCTAGAGACAGTCCAGTTTTGGCAGAAAGTATTGATTTTTAGATGTCACCGACCACCCAGAAAGGATCCACACACGCGCACAGTTAATAGTAGTTAGTTATGCGTGTGAATCGGCCGCCTCCTTGATGCGCCGCGGCATACTATATAGTAATATAGTATACATTAATAGTTAGAgaatatatagtaatatagtaTTATAGTTTTTACAGTATATAACAGCCTGGAGACTTGAAGCTAGTTGGAGTAATATCGTTTGAGAATATAGTGATAATAGCCAGGGGATTTGCAGTATTAGTTTAGTGTAtagtgaaataaaataatatagtaatagTAGAGCAGTTCCTTGCAGCTTGTTGATTgtaggatatatatatatagtaatatagtaAGGAGTATATAGTAATAGTAGACTGGAGACCAATGAAGTAAGTTGGTAGTATATACAGTAATTTAGTGTGGAGTATATAGTAATAGTAGGGTGAGGACTTGGTTGGTGGCCTGTGGCCTGTCTTATATACAAGTTGGACCAAGTCGGCAACGCAAAGTCAAAGTCAAGGCTGCTGATGCACAAGTGGAAGAACAAGAGGACGAAACAGGTGctcaggagaagaagaagaagggtgaggaggagtgggaggaggatgaggatgagagTGGAGTAGGTTTGAGAAGGAAAAGTATAGTCGTGAGCGTGAGCGGTAGTATAAGATAGTCAGTATGATGGGAGAAGAAACAATAGAAGACGCAGAAGACATAGGATGTAGAAACAATAGAAGACGCAGAAGACATAGGATGTAGAAACAATAGAAGACGCAGAAGACATAGGATGTAGAAACAATAGAAGACGCAGAAGACATAGGATGTAGAAACAAGTGGAAGAGCAAGTAgaggtagaaggagaaggagaagaagagatagaataaaactagtagttctgtgaacagtagacctcgcgctcagtaagctacattgacctgttgttatgttttctcaaaaattaataaataatttatcaattaaaaatgtctagaaaaatcccaaataaacatagagctttctatcctatcgtaccgtgacgtgtcgtcccggaatgtgagtgtgagcgctgttatcaggtttggctgcaactgtctacaacgttgatggaaagacacattttcaagatgttcgatgtttttgaacgggtagtattatagcttatttatgatg
This genomic interval carries:
- the LOC111059606 gene encoding uncharacterized protein LOC111059606 gives rise to the protein MKSSRLLISLIRLWKNISGSPSNRLDSWKRHTNQEIGGCRWRLTGDIRWRLGGGTLRSLGGAWRDLRRRRYRVGRPHSLIRTLIGINRINDVIDLRRRQLGQVLRVEIDGAYAASLSLSWGLRCMVLGLLIGRCRSCIVLGVVAEVGNLRVSWRLVHGDVIMEYFE